TGAGCTTGAGTGTTTCCAGGCTGGTGGCGGCCAGCTCGTCCAGGTGCATCTTCTGGTAGGCCTCGACCATCACCGCCAGGCCGTCGCCGACCGATGGGGTTTCCTGGAAGTTCTCCACCACGTAACGGCCACGGTTGGCGGCGGCGACGTAAGCCTGACGGCTCAGGTAGTAGTCGGCCACGTGGATTTCGTAGGCGGCCAGCAGGTTGCGCAGGTAGATCATGCGCTGCTTGGCGTCCGGCGCGTAGCGGCTGTTGGGGAAGCGGCTGGTGAGCTGGGCGAATTCGTTGTACGAGTCGCGTGCGGCACCTGGGTCACGCTTGGTCATGTCCAGCGGCAGGAAGCGCGCCAGCAGGCCACGGTCCTGGTCGAACGAAGTCAGGCCCTTGAGGTAGTAGGCGTAGTCGACGTTCGGGTGCTGCGGGTGCAGGCGGATGAAGCGCTCGGCAGCCGACTTGGCGGCCTCTGGCTCGGAGTTCTTGTAGTTGGCGTAGATCAGCTCGAGCTGTGCCTGGTCGGCGTAACGGCCGAACGGGTAGCGCGACTCCAGGGCCTTGAGCTTGTTCACGGCACTGTTGTAGCTGGAATTGTCCAGGTCAGCCTGGGCCTGCTGGTACAGCTCGGCCTCGCTGAGGTTCTCGTCGATGACTTCCTTATTGGAGGAACAGGCCGCGGTGAGCCCGAGGATGGCGATCAGCAGCAGGTGTTTCACTTGCATGGCGGCTTGCGTCCCTTTGACGGCCGCTGTCTTGGGCGGTGCCGTCCTGTTATGATGAGCGCCCCGGCCAACCCCGGGACAAAAGAAGCCGTATTTAACCACAAGCGTGCAGCTGAAACCAAAGGCTGTACGCCCGTCGAATCGAGCATGTCCGAGATCATTCAACTTAGCGCAGAGGTACCGTCCGAACTGGGCGGTCAACGCCTCGACCAGGTCGCCGCCCAATTGTTCGCCGAGTACTCGCGTTCGCGGCTTACTTCGTGGATCAAAGAGGGCCGCCTGACGGTCGACGGCGCGGTCGTGCGCCCTCGAGATACCGTCCATGGTGGCTCGCTGCTTGTCCTGGAGGCCGAGCAAGAGGCCCAGGGCGAGTGGGTGGCCGAAGACATCGAGCTGAACATCGTCTATGAAGACGACCAGATCCTGGTGATCAACAAGCCGGCCGGCCTGGTCGTGCACCCGGCTGCCGGGCATGCCAGTGGCACCCTGCTGAATGCTTTGCTGCACCATGTGCCGGATATCATCAACGTGCCGCGTGCCGGCATTGTCCACCGCCTGGACAAAGACACCACCGGTCTGATGGTCGTCGCCAAGACCCTGCAAGCGCAGACCAAGCTGGTCGAGCAGCTGCAAAGCCGTACGGTCAGCCGGATCTACGAGTGCATCGTGGTGGGTGTGGTGATCGCCGGGGGCAAGATCGACGCCCCAATCGGCCGGCACGGTGGCGTGCGCCAGCGCATGGCGGTAACCGAAGGCGGCAAGCCTGCGGTCAGTCACTACCGGGTGCTCAAGCGCTTCCGTTCGCACACCCATGTGCGGGTGAAGCTGGAAACCGGTCGTACCCACCAGATTCGTGTGCACATGGCGCATGTGGGTTACCCGCTGGTCGGCGACCAGACTTACGGTGTGCGTTTCCGCATTCCGCCAGCGGCCAGCGTGGCCATGGTCGAGGCGGTCAAGAACTTCCCGCGCCAGGCGTTGCACGCCCGCTTCCTGGCACTGGACCACCCGACCACCGGTGAACGGATGGAATGGGCTTCGCCGCTGCCGGACGACTTCACCTGGCTGTTGTCGCTGCTGAACCAGGACCGCGAGGCCTTTATCGGATGAGTGGCCTGACGCAGTCGCTGCTGTTCCCCGACTGGCCGGCCCCGGCCTCGGTACGCGCCTGTGTCACCACGCGTCAGGGCGGCATCAGTCTGCCGCCATACGAAACCTTCAATCTTGGCGACCACGTGGGCGACGACCCCGCGGCGGTTGCCGAGAACCGCCGCCGCCTGAGCGATGAGTTCGCCATCCAGCCGGCCTGGCTCAAGCAGGTGCATGGGCAGGTGGTGGCGGATGCCGACCCGGCCGTTGTGGCCGAGGCCGATGCCAGCTGGACCGACCAGCCGGGTATTGCCTGCACCGTGATGACTGCCGATTGCCTGCCTGCGCTGTTCTGCGACCGAGCGGGTACCCGCGTGGCTGCCGCTCATGCCGGCTGGCGTGGGTTGGCCGGTGGCGTGCTGGAAGCCACCCTTGACCGCCTGGCCGTGCCGCCTGAAGAGGTGCTGGTGTGGCTGGGCCCGGCTATTGGCCCGCAGGCGTTCGAAGTGGGGCTGGAAGTGCGCGACGCCTTCACGGCGGTGCATCCTGAGGCGGCCCGGGCGTTCGTCGAGGGTGAGCGGCCGGGCAAGTTGATTGCCGACATCTATGAGCTGGCGCGTATTCGCCTGGCGGCGCGTGGGGTGGCTGCCGTTTATGGGGGGGGTTACTGCACGGTCAGTGATGAGCGGTTCTTCTCCTATCGCCGTACCCCACAGGGTGGGCGTTTTGCCTCGCTCGTCTGGCTGGAGCCTCGTTAGTCAGTAGTGGCCTCATCGCCGGCAAGCCGGCTCCCACAGGCACCCCATAGCTTCTGAAAGCTGCGCATTACCTGTGGGAGCCGGCTTGCCGGCGATTGGGCCCCCGCTAATCCATCAAGCTGACCCCAGTCAACCCCGCTACGCTTGAATCTTCCAGAATCAGCCTTATCTATAAGGTCATCTCAGGCAGGTTTCTTCATTAAAGGCGCTGTCCATCGCTCCGACCTGCCCCTACAGGAAGGTATCCCCATGCGAATAGACCGTTTGACCAGCAAGCTGCAACTTGCAATATCCGATGCCCAATCCCTGGCCGTTGGCATGGATCACCCTGCCATCGAACCTGTGCACCTGCTGCAGGCGCTGATCGAGCAGCAGGGCGGCTCCATCAAGCCCCTGTTGATGCAAGTCGGTTTCGACATCAACAGCCTGCGCCAGGCATTGGTCAAGGAACTCGACCAACTACCGAAAATCCAGAACCCCACCGGTGACGTGAACATGTCGCAGGACCTGGCGCGCCTGCTCAACCAGGCCGACCGCCTGGCCCAGCAGAAGGGCGACCAGTTCATCTCCAGCGAGCTGGTGGTGCTCGCTGCCATGGATGAAAACAGCAAGCTCGGCAAACTGCTGCTGAGCCAGGGCGTCAGCAAGAAGGCCCTGGAAAACGCCATCAACAACCTGCGCGGCGGTGCGGCGGTGAATGACGCCAATGCCGAAGAGTCGCGCCAGGCGCTGGACAAGTACACCGTCGACCTGACCAAGCGTGCCGAAGAAGGCAAGCTCGACCCGGTGATCGGCCGTGACGATGAAATCCGTCGCACCGTGCAGGTGCTGCAGCGCCGTACCAAGAACAACCCGGTGCTGATCGGTGAGCCCGGCGTGGGCAAGACTGCCATCGCCGAGGGCCTGGCCCAGCGCATCATCAACGGCGAAGTGCCCGACGGCCTCAAAGGCAAGCGCCTGCTGGCGCTGGACATGGGCGCGCTGATTGCCGGTGCCAAGTACCGCGGCGAGTTCGAAGAGCGCCTCAAAGGCCTGCTCAACGAGCTGTCCAAGCAGGAAGGCCAGATCATCCTGTTCATCGACGAGCTGCACACCATGGTCGGCGCCGGTAAAGGCGAAGGCGCCATGGACGCTGGCAACATGCTCAAGCCTGCGCTGGCTCGTGGCGAGCTGCACTGTGTCGGTGCCACCACGCTCAACGAGTACCGTCAGTTCATCGAGAAGGACGCGGCGCTGGAGCGGCGCTTCCAGAAGGTGCTGGTGGAGGAGCCGAGCGAGGAAGACACCATCGCCATCCTGCGCGGCCTTAAAGAACGCTATGAAGTGCACCACAAGGTGGCGATCACCGACGGTGCGATCATTGCGGCGGCCAAGCTGAGCCACCGCTATATCACTGACCGTCAGTTGCCGGACAAGGCGATCGACCTGATTGACGAAGCGGCCAGCCGCATCCGCATGGAGATCGACTCCAAGCCGGAAGTGCTCGACCGCCTCGACCGTCGCCTCATTCAGCTGAAGGTGGAATCCCAGGCGCTGAAAAAGGAAGAAGACGAAGCGGCGAAAAAACGCCTCGAGAAGCTGACCGAAGAAATCGAGCGGCTTGAGCGCGAGTATTCCGACCTGGAAGAAATCTGGGCCTCGGAAAAAGCCGAAGTGCAGGGCTCGGCGCAGATCCAGCAAAAGATCGAGCAGGCCCGCCAGGAACTGGACGCCGCCCGTCGCAAAGGCGACCTGAACCGCATGGCCGAGCTGCAGTACGGAGTGATTCCGGACCTGGAGCGCAGCCTGCAGATGGTCGACCAGCACGGCAAAACGGAAAACCAGCTGCTGCGCAACAAGGTGACCGAGGAAGAAATCGCCGAAGTGGTCAGCAAGTGGACCGGCATCCCGGTGGCCAAGATGCTCGAAGGCGAGCGCGAGAAGCTGTTGAAGATGGAAGACCTGTTGCACCAGCGCGTGATCGGCCAGAACGAAGCAGTGACT
The Pseudomonas sp. KU43P genome window above contains:
- a CDS encoding outer membrane protein assembly factor BamD, with amino-acid sequence MQVKHLLLIAILGLTAACSSNKEVIDENLSEAELYQQAQADLDNSSYNSAVNKLKALESRYPFGRYADQAQLELIYANYKNSEPEAAKSAAERFIRLHPQHPNVDYAYYLKGLTSFDQDRGLLARFLPLDMTKRDPGAARDSYNEFAQLTSRFPNSRYAPDAKQRMIYLRNLLAAYEIHVADYYLSRQAYVAAANRGRYVVENFQETPSVGDGLAVMVEAYQKMHLDELAATSLETLKLNYPDHPSLVDGQFEPKQTESDGRSWLSKATLGLIETDAPLPPGETRANQDVVKQFQDARSEMPQELLPKDENGDPILPEGPKEAEKDRSWFSYMTFGLFD
- the rluD gene encoding 23S rRNA pseudouridine(1911/1915/1917) synthase RluD codes for the protein MSEIIQLSAEVPSELGGQRLDQVAAQLFAEYSRSRLTSWIKEGRLTVDGAVVRPRDTVHGGSLLVLEAEQEAQGEWVAEDIELNIVYEDDQILVINKPAGLVVHPAAGHASGTLLNALLHHVPDIINVPRAGIVHRLDKDTTGLMVVAKTLQAQTKLVEQLQSRTVSRIYECIVVGVVIAGGKIDAPIGRHGGVRQRMAVTEGGKPAVSHYRVLKRFRSHTHVRVKLETGRTHQIRVHMAHVGYPLVGDQTYGVRFRIPPAASVAMVEAVKNFPRQALHARFLALDHPTTGERMEWASPLPDDFTWLLSLLNQDREAFIG
- the pgeF gene encoding peptidoglycan editing factor PgeF — encoded protein: MSGLTQSLLFPDWPAPASVRACVTTRQGGISLPPYETFNLGDHVGDDPAAVAENRRRLSDEFAIQPAWLKQVHGQVVADADPAVVAEADASWTDQPGIACTVMTADCLPALFCDRAGTRVAAAHAGWRGLAGGVLEATLDRLAVPPEEVLVWLGPAIGPQAFEVGLEVRDAFTAVHPEAARAFVEGERPGKLIADIYELARIRLAARGVAAVYGGGYCTVSDERFFSYRRTPQGGRFASLVWLEPR
- the clpB gene encoding ATP-dependent chaperone ClpB, with translation MRIDRLTSKLQLAISDAQSLAVGMDHPAIEPVHLLQALIEQQGGSIKPLLMQVGFDINSLRQALVKELDQLPKIQNPTGDVNMSQDLARLLNQADRLAQQKGDQFISSELVVLAAMDENSKLGKLLLSQGVSKKALENAINNLRGGAAVNDANAEESRQALDKYTVDLTKRAEEGKLDPVIGRDDEIRRTVQVLQRRTKNNPVLIGEPGVGKTAIAEGLAQRIINGEVPDGLKGKRLLALDMGALIAGAKYRGEFEERLKGLLNELSKQEGQIILFIDELHTMVGAGKGEGAMDAGNMLKPALARGELHCVGATTLNEYRQFIEKDAALERRFQKVLVEEPSEEDTIAILRGLKERYEVHHKVAITDGAIIAAAKLSHRYITDRQLPDKAIDLIDEAASRIRMEIDSKPEVLDRLDRRLIQLKVESQALKKEEDEAAKKRLEKLTEEIERLEREYSDLEEIWASEKAEVQGSAQIQQKIEQARQELDAARRKGDLNRMAELQYGVIPDLERSLQMVDQHGKTENQLLRNKVTEEEIAEVVSKWTGIPVAKMLEGEREKLLKMEDLLHQRVIGQNEAVTAVANAVRRSRAGLSDPNRPSGSFLFLGPTGVGKTELCKALAEFLFDTEEAMVRIDMSEFMEKHSVARLIGAPPGYVGYEEGGYLTEAVRRKPYSVVLLDEVEKAHPDVFNVLLQVLEDGRLTDSHGRTVDFRNTVIVMTSNLGSAQIQELAGDREAQRAAVMDAVGAHFRPEFINRIDEVVVFEPLGREQIAGITEIQLGRLRSRLLERELSLSLSPQALDKLIAVGYDPVYGARPLKRAIQRWIENPLAQLILAGKFLPGSAITAKVEGDDIVFA